One segment of Meriones unguiculatus strain TT.TT164.6M chromosome 3, Bangor_MerUng_6.1, whole genome shotgun sequence DNA contains the following:
- the LOC110543706 gene encoding DNA repair protein SWI5 homolog, with protein sequence MAQQLHIEIENLGERLVVSVADFSLPGYLRQLFNLNPGRSEKRPFPIRPSPKAAQADEIREESDSDLQKLKEKQGRLDREMTRLAADGYWVMALEDHLSLLHEYKDVKDVAQMLLGKLAVIRGVTTKDLY encoded by the exons CTTCacatagaaatagaaaacctgGGGGAGCGGTTGGTGGTCTCCGTCGCGGATTTCTCATTACCTGGTTACTTGAGGCAGCTGTTTAACCTCAACCCTGGACGTTCTGAGAAGCGTCCGTTCCCTATCCGG CCATCTCCCAAAGCTGCACAGGCTGATGAGATCAGAGAGGAGTCTGACTCTGACCttcagaaactgaaggagaagcaGGGCAGGCTGGACAGGGAGATGACCCGGCTGGCAGCAGACGGTTACTGGGTGATGGCACTGGAGGaccatctctccctcctccatgaGTACAAGGACGTCAAGGATGTAGCACAGATGCTGCTGGGCAAACTGGCTGTGATCCGAGGTGTCACCACCAAGGACCTGTACTAG